A single genomic interval of Perca fluviatilis chromosome 19, GENO_Pfluv_1.0, whole genome shotgun sequence harbors:
- the LOC120547572 gene encoding transmembrane protein 229B-like isoform X2, with product MEARKLNARRTQGTGVEDGATAASHGRVSSRPLSAAARLYVYALHGCLCEVAFTAVWDWCGTQDRRLAGHSSLWALPMYAIAIYLLEILSARLLSQHLPLPVRLTAYTVFIYLWEFSWGTGLRLLGACPWDYSGYRYNLGGLVTLEYALPWTVAAFIAEQHVIRNTLRIRLA from the exons ATGGAGGCGAGAAAGCTAAATGCGAGGAGAACACAAG GGACTGGTGTTGAAGATGGAGCCACAGCAGCATCACATGGGCGCGTCTCAAGTCGTCCCCTCTCTGCTGCAGCTCGTCTCTATGTGTACGCACTGCATGGCTGCCTCTGTGAGGTGGCCTTCACTGCTGTGTGGGACTGGTGCGGCACCCAGGACAGGAGGCTGGCAGGTCACAGCAGCCTGTGGGCGCTGCCTATGTACGCCATCGCTATCTATCTCCTAGAGATCCTGAGTGCCCGGCTGCTGTCTCAGCATCTCCCACTGCCAGTGCGTCTGACGGCCTACACCGTGTTCATCTACCTATGGGAGTTCAGCTGGGGGACGGGGCTGAGGCTGCTGGGGGCCTGTCCCTGGGACTACTCTGGTTATAGGTACAACCTGGGGGGACTGGTGACTCTGGAGTATGCACTGCCCTGGACTGTGGCAGCATTTATAGCTGAGCAACATGTGATCAGGAACACTCTGAGGATAAGACTGGCATAG
- the hcar1-3 gene encoding hydroxycarboxylic acid receptor 2 — protein sequence MDLLHNTTVAINETNMNYSSLSLSIVMIIEMIVGLPANTVALWIFCFRIKCWKPHTLFLFNLVLADFLLLISVPFRINNYLRGDWVFGSVWCRINLFMLAVNRSASIAFMTAVALNRYFMVVHPHHYISHLTLTQVGWLAGLMWTVVIALRIPLVANDLLHTDGKVSLCRSFHSYKIIPLSIKVYYVAFTAEVILPWFLLLFCSGQIAFHLHQRRMDRQKRVRRAIRAVWVISLVFTICFMPSILTGLGGVYIKYFHPMDKTSYMLITKLFEMCVGFTYLNSALDPVIYSFSSSSFRDALRHRSFVNKNVRSANNH from the coding sequence ATGGATTTGCTGCACAATACCACCGTGGCAATAAATGAAACTAACATGAATTACTCATCTTTGAGCCTGTCTATTGTCATGATCATTGAGATGATTGTGGGCCTGCCAGCAAACACAGTAGCCTTGTGGATTTTCTGTTTCCGCATAAAATGTTGGAAACCACacactctcttcctctttaaCCTGGTTCTAGCTGACTTTCTGCTTCTCATCAGCGTGCCCTTCCGCATCAACAACTACCTCCGGGGAGACTGGGTGTTTGGATCGGTCTGGTGTCGCATCAACCTCTTCATGCTGGCTGTCAATCGCTCTGCCAGTATTGCATTCATGACAGCTGTGGCACTGAATCGCTACTTTATGGTGGTCCATCCGCATCACTACATCAGCCATTTGACTTTGACTCAGGTGGGTTGGCTCGCAGGCCTGATGTGGACTGTTGTGATCGCCCTACGGATTCCCCTGGTGGCCAACGACCTTCTCCACACCGATGGCAAAGTCTCCCTGTGTCGTAGCTTCCACTCCTACAAAATAATCCCTTTGTCGATAAAGGTATACTACGTGGCCTTCACCGCAGAGGTTATCCTGCCCTGGTTCTTGTTGCTATTCTGCTCAGGCCAGATTGCCTTCCACCTGCACCAAAGGCGGATGGACAGGCAGAAGAGAGTACGGAGGGCCATACGGGCAGTATGGGTGATTAGTTTGGTGTTCACCATCTGCTTTATGCCAAGTATCCTCACAGGCTTGGGTGGGGTGTACATCAAGTATTTCCACCCCATGGACAAAACATCTTACATGCTGATCACCAAGCTCTTTGAGATGTGCGTTGGCTTCACCTACCTCAACAGTGCTTTGGACCCTGTCATCTACTCTTTCTCTAGTTCCAGCTTTCGTGATGCCCTCAGACACCGAAGCTTTGTGAATAAGAATGTCAGATCAGCCAACAACCATTAA
- the LOC120547572 gene encoding transmembrane protein 229B-like isoform X1 encodes MEARKLNARRTQGSNDQGTGVEDGATAASHGRVSSRPLSAAARLYVYALHGCLCEVAFTAVWDWCGTQDRRLAGHSSLWALPMYAIAIYLLEILSARLLSQHLPLPVRLTAYTVFIYLWEFSWGTGLRLLGACPWDYSGYRYNLGGLVTLEYALPWTVAAFIAEQHVIRNTLRIRLA; translated from the exons ATGGAGGCGAGAAAGCTAAATGCGAGGAGAACACAAGGTAGTAATGACCAAG GGACTGGTGTTGAAGATGGAGCCACAGCAGCATCACATGGGCGCGTCTCAAGTCGTCCCCTCTCTGCTGCAGCTCGTCTCTATGTGTACGCACTGCATGGCTGCCTCTGTGAGGTGGCCTTCACTGCTGTGTGGGACTGGTGCGGCACCCAGGACAGGAGGCTGGCAGGTCACAGCAGCCTGTGGGCGCTGCCTATGTACGCCATCGCTATCTATCTCCTAGAGATCCTGAGTGCCCGGCTGCTGTCTCAGCATCTCCCACTGCCAGTGCGTCTGACGGCCTACACCGTGTTCATCTACCTATGGGAGTTCAGCTGGGGGACGGGGCTGAGGCTGCTGGGGGCCTGTCCCTGGGACTACTCTGGTTATAGGTACAACCTGGGGGGACTGGTGACTCTGGAGTATGCACTGCCCTGGACTGTGGCAGCATTTATAGCTGAGCAACATGTGATCAGGAACACTCTGAGGATAAGACTGGCATAG